GTCACCAGTTTTAATAGCGTATCGCAAGTTGCCATTTGATCCATTTTTTGGTGTGATAAACATGTAGTTGCTTGTTCCAGTACCAAAGTCAAAGATACGCGCCCAGTTATCTACTTTATCAAGTTTTACCCAAGTGGAAATACTAAAGTCAGTCAAACTACTTACCACACCTTCTGAGAGTGTTACGTATCCGTCATTTCCATTCAGGCTAACAGCATTGCCCATGAGGCCCTCTACAAATGTAGCGCCTGAGCTTAACGCCGCATTGCCATTACCCCAAGAATCAGTGGCCGTTGAGCCCTCAGTTTCATCAAATTTCCAGTAGCCTGACCTTCCGGGAGTGGCAATTACTTCTTCCGAATCCTCTGATTCCCCAAGTTCGTTTATAGCAGATACCACATAATAATAAGTGGTAGAATGATTAACATCAGTATCACTAAATGCAGTGGTATCTGGGCTGGCAATAATAGTATAGGGTCCACCGCTTGCTGTTGCACGTTTCACATTATAGCTTGTCGCACTTAAGCTTGAATTCCAGAAAAGATTGATTTGCTGTCCTGATACCGACTGAGCTGTTACGTCTTCAGGCACCGGTGCAATCGCCAATTCAGGCGCAACACTTATCTCCAAAGAGTTGACACTTTCTCCGGAAAGGTTTGCAGCCGATACCACATAATAGTAAGTCGTTCCATTCTCTAAACCAGTATCTGTATACTCGGTGACATTCAGGTTTGCTGCCACTATTTCATAGGGTTCTCCACTAGTTGTAGAACGCTTTAAGGTATAGCTGGATGCACCAGTTACCTCATCCCAATCCAGTATATTCTGGGTATTGCCGGGTGATGCCGTAACGTTAGCAGGCGCCTCCGGGGCATTGCTAACAAGCCCTGTGATAGCGACGTGATCATAACGAGTGGTATTCAATGAAGTAGTGTTCCCGGAACTGTTGAAGAGTCCCACGTAAACATTCTCAGCCATATCGATGGTACGGCTACCGACTTCAAACCACACGTCTTTATTGTTGGACTCATACACGGTAAAAGTATTTCCTGTTCGGGAAATCCTGAACCAGATATCGGGGCGCCAGGTGTAGCGGTTTCCGTCTTTCCATTCCATATTTGAACCTGTTTCGGTACGTGCACCCATTCCAGCGATCCGCCAGCCGCCATCACCAATTTTCATCAGTACGGTCTTGGCATCGGGATCCAGCGATTCACGGATCATGATCCCTGTTTTTTGTACACCTCCAAAGTCGGCTACCCTGGCGGTGAGCGTTACATCCCCTGAAGCGATTCCATAGGTGAATCCCAGGGCATCGGAAGTTCCACCAATGCTGCCGGCTCCTTTGGTGATAAAGGTGTGTCCGGTATTGACCTCGGCATAAACAGCCTCTCCTTCAACACTCACGTTGCCTATGTCCGTTCGGGTCCATCCTATAGGCAACTCTTGAACCGCATCCATAGGCGTGGCTGAGATCTCAACTGACTCAGGCCCATCACCCACTTCATTCCTGGCAGAAACCACATAATAGTACGTCATGCCGTTTTCTACATTGGTATCGGTATATCTCGGGTTCGTACTGCCTGTCCAGGAAGCAACGGTGGTATATGGTCCGCCCGAACTTGTTGCACGCTTAACGGTAAATCCTTCGGCATCTATGGTTTCTACTGCATTCCAAGTCAATTCTACCCTCTCGATGCCCTCTTTTACAGTAAGACCTTGCATCTGCTGACCCGGAGGTGCTGTAAAAGTCAGTGGAGAAGCTGCTGCATCCAATGTATAAGTGAGCGTACCATGACCTAATTGATCGTTCGTACTGCCCGCAAACCTCATGATTTGTGCCATGGCTTCCACATGGGGTGCTTCCAGCCCTTGTTTCACAACATAATGATTGTAAACGATTTCCCAAACAGGTTGGTCAAAATATCTTCCCAGAGCATTACTGGCTATCCAACGATGCCCACGGTTAGCACAGCTGTCGTATTCTTCAAAAAATGGTGCATCGAGCGAAAGTGCGCCGGTACGAGCCACATATTCCGCACCTTTCAGAAACCTATTGTCGTCATAGCTATACAGGTCCACTCCCTGGTTCCATGCCAGTTGGCAGGTATTGGCCATCAACCCGATACCCAGCAGGGCGTGTGACTGGTCCCTTCCGGATTCCTGCCATTGGCCGAAGTTTCCTTGGACAAAGGGGACAGCATTTTTGATGCTGCCAGCCCCGATCCCATTCTTGAAATACTCAATGCCCTCGTTAAAAATATCACGGTCATCCACAAGGATACCAATCGCTACTAGTGCGGAAATATTGTTCAGGTCCCAGTTTGCCCAATAATATGTGGGGCAGGCACCGCGATGGTTGGTCAGGAAGTCATGGCTTACAGGGTAGAAATACTCCTTCATCATGAATTTGAATTTCTCAAAGTCCTCTGGAGCCCAGCCCTCATAGAGCCTCATAATCTCTGCCCCCATGGCCATTGCCGTAAAACCTATACCTCCCAGCCCCAAGATATCCGTATTTCCTCCTGAGGGTATTTGGTTAACGGTATGGGCATAGGCGTTGTATATGCTTATAGCCTTCTCGGCATGGGCCACATCCCCTGAGATGTACCAGCGGAGCGCGTTCAGGTAAGCCGCCTGTGCGTCCCTGTTCATATTCTGTCGCTGGTTGGCGTTTTCCCTAACGCCACCAGATATGCCATAAGAGGCACTCGATTTTCCATCGGAAACCAGTGCATTCCAGCCTTCTATCCATGGGCTTTCCCCAGCAGCGACTTTCTCTTTCATACGGTTGAGGTCTTCAAGGGAATGTAATCCCCCTGGATGCACAAACTCCTGTGCGGTAGCCTGAAAGGCTAGTAAAAACCCAACCAAAACGAGACATAGGTTTTTTGTTTTGCGTAGTATTGTTTTCATTGTTAATAATTAATTTATGTTCTATACTTTTAGAACGTTAAAAAAAATTTTTGTAAAAATTATCTCTCACTACTAGTGAAATTTTTATTTTTTTGTTTAGAATTATTTAGTTGGTGGTATCGTTGTATAGTTGGTGGTATCGTTGTATCTATAAAATTTTCAAAAGTTTAAACCTTTGGATAAATTAAAATTAGAAACACCCCTTAATTAAGGGGTGTTTCTAAAATAAATATTTAGTTTTTAACTAATTTTATCCAAGACACTTTAAAATATCCAGCTCTCGCATCGGCTCCTGCCATATTTACAAGAAGCCCTATGGAAACCTTTTTAGAAGTTTCTAAAGTAAAATTGATTTCTTCAGTCACATCTCCACTATTTGGTGAAGTCGTGTCTATTGGTGTTTCGTTCCAAGTTTCAGCATAAGCAATCGAAGTAGCCAAACCAGCTAAAGACGGGATTCCGTCTCCTTCTGCCACTATCATATGTACAGAAGAAATAGGCTTGTTCTCTGAGAAATACTTGAACGAAAGTGTATAATCTCCTGCAGGAAGCTCATAGGCGGTTTGTTGATAAACTTTTCCGTCTGTGATGGGTGTACTGCCCCAAGTTTCGAAGCAGATATACCCTGGCTGTGCTCCTCCCCATGGTTCACGACCCCATCCGCCAACTTTCACACCATCACCATTTGTTTTATTCTTGATAGCCTGATTTGTAACCCAAGGAGCTCCTTGTGTTCCATATCTGGCATTATCAGGCACCAAAACATCAAAATCCGGATCAAAAAGCCCTCCAGCTTCTACATCTCCAGTATTTGCTAGGAAATAAGGTGTAATATCGCCCGCTGCAGTAGGATTAATAATTACGGTAGAGCCTATCACGGTAGAACCTCCTATAGTAAGGTCTATATATCCTGTTGCGAACCCTTCAGGAGCAGTCACTTTTATTTCATTATCCTGTACAGAAACAATCTCTGCAGCTGTGCCGTTAAAAGTAATTCCAAGAGCAGTTGCATTAGTACCAAAATTACTTCCAACAATGGTAACCACATCTCCTGGAAAAACAATATTTGAACCATTTTCGGACTGAGCGGAAACCATAACTGGCAACTGCTTTACCGCATACGAACCTATGGAATCTTTAACATGTGTCCATACCTGAACAGAGAGTTTCCCATTGGTTGCACCTTGGGGAACCCTTACTTCCATTATGTTGTCTTGATAACTCACAAATTCGGTAACGAGTTCTCCGTTGAAGCTTATTTTTGCAGCTTCAAAGCGATCTCCAAAATTACTTCCCGTAATGGTAACTATAGAGCCAGGATATCCTTCACTTGGGGAAAACCCATCTACAGTAATTTCGGGGTATGTTACTAAATCTGGATCGTACTCATCCTGACACGAAACTATAGCCACAAATATACTGGCTAAGGCCAAAATACCTATTTTATATCTAAAACTTAATTTTTTCATTTGTTCTTTTTTAAAATATTACACACTACGAGATTAATACCCTGGGTTTTGTAAAAGGTTCTTGTTCAAATTTACTTGCCCAAGCGGGATAGGGAATAAATATTTAGTACGCGACCAACTTTTATTTGCAGAAGGAATCAATACGATAGCTTTTCTTGGTCCCACTCCAGTTTCTACAGTTTCTTCGCCATACTGGTATGAGCTTGGGTCGTAAAGATCTGGGTTATTTTCATAGTCGGTTCCCTCAATAATCTGTCCGTATGTAGAAGCTCCTAGTTCCTGCTCGGCTATACCCCATCTTCTTAAATCGTTAAACCTGTTGTCTTCAAGGTATAGCTCTACCGCTCTTTCCCTACGGATCTCTTCTAGAATATCCAACCCGTAAGTAGATGCCATAGCGTTGGTTAAGGCCGCAACACCCGAGCGTTCCCTTACCTTATTAAGTGATTCGTTCAATTGACTGTCTGTAATAGTGCCATTCAACTCATATAATCCTTCAGCGTACATTAAATACACTTCGGACAAGCGGATATATGGAAAATCTGCCGATTCCTGATTGGCTTCCCTATAATTCGGATAATCAAATGACCGGAATTTACGGTTGCCATAATAAACGCCCCCTCCCAAAAGTGGAACGGTTCCTTCTACGATTTCCACTTCTTGTTCATTACCTCCTGTGTAGGCATACAACCTGTAATCGCGATTGTAAAATTGCTCATAATTTGATTGATAGCCTTGGAATAAAGGCGACTTGTCTACAGGCAACCCATCGGTACATAAGAACATATCGGTAAACTTTTGATTTACTGAAGAATAGTAAGACGCATGGCTTATGTTTGTATTTCCTTTTTTCAGGTTAAAATCATATTTGGCATAGAAAATAAACTCCTTATTGGTAGCCTTATCAAGCCCTGCAGGATTGGACTCCCCGTCTTCTAAGTTGAATAAGTAATACATGGTGAGATTATTCAATTCTTCATTATAGTTCCATAATTCAAATCCTCCATTATCCATTACATCTTTAGAAAGATCTACGACCTGTTGAAACATTTGATTTGTTGATGGGTATCCACTTGGCATACTAGTTCCAGCTCCAAAAGAGGTGCCATCACCATCGGTAGAAGTCCCTACATATTTTTCCCAAGTGGCTTCAAACAATAGTGCTTTTGCCAATAACGATTGAGCAGCCTCTTTGCTAATATGTCCTTTTTCTGCCGATGAAATGGACGATTCTCTTGGCAGTCCATCTATGGCAGCTTCTAAATCTTCTTTAATTAGGGCAAATACTTCGTACCTGCTGTTTCTTGTTCCATATAATTCAGGTGAATCCACATCGAGTACCTTAGTAATTAGCGGTACCCCACCAAATCGTTTTAACATAAAGAAATAATGATATGCTCTAAAGAATTTTGCTGTAGATACATATTCTGCTATTTCTTCTTGTGTTCCAGAATAGGCTTCAGCTTTTTCTAAAAGAATATTAGTTTCCCTTATATATATATAAGAAAGCGCCCAAACATCATCTGTAGTGTTGGGGATTATATCGCCTACACCATGACCGGTGCCATATCCATTTAAGTCAGATCCCCTATCTAAAAGAAGTTGCTGTGCATTACCTCTAATTCTTGTGGTTTCGTCAATTTTAACATCCCAACTCCATCCCCATAGACCGTTATAAAAGTCGTTGGAATAATTCCTAAAATGATCAGGGGTCTTGAAATACAATTCCTCTGAAAGTTTATCTTGTTCTACTAGATCCAAAAATTCTTTCTCGCAAGATACCGATGTCGCCAACAGCACCGCAAACATTAATTTGATATATGTTTTTTTCATCATCTGTTTATTTTTTAAAATGTTACGTTTAAACCTAATGAATATGTTCTGTTAAACGGATAAGAACTATTGGTACTCTCCCCAAACTCTGGATCAAATCCATTTTTAATTTTAGTAATTTCGAATAAGTCGTTTCCTGAGAAGTAGAATCTAAACTTATCAAAATTCATATTTCCAAGCTTAAAGTCCCTTAAGGTATACCCCACAATTAAGGTTTTCATTCTTACGTACTTGTTGTTAAGCATCATAAAGTCGTTATTTTTCCAATTCCACGCCGCTTTTCCTGGATGAGCCGACATTCTTGGATATTCGGCATTCGGGTTTTCCTCTGTCCAAGTTCTTCCCAAAAACTCTGAGGTTTGGTTAGACCATACTGTTGAGAATGGGTATGCCAAGTAACCGGTACGTACCACATTTTGCTTTAAAGCGCCTTGGAACAAGGTAGATAGGTCGAAATTTTTGTATTGAAACCCAAGATTTAAACCAAAGGTATAATGTGGAGTCGCATCGCCCATAAATTTGACATCGCCATTTCCTTCATCATTATTTCCTATACCTAGTATTTTTCCGTCGCCATCTAGGTCTAGTTTTCTGGTGTCTCCTGGTCTTAGACGCACCGCTGCGTTGCTGGCATCGGGTATTTCG
This genomic window from Mariniflexile sp. TRM1-10 contains:
- a CDS encoding DUF5013 domain-containing protein, coding for MKKLSFRYKIGILALASIFVAIVSCQDEYDPDLVTYPEITVDGFSPSEGYPGSIVTITGSNFGDRFEAAKISFNGELVTEFVSYQDNIMEVRVPQGATNGKLSVQVWTHVKDSIGSYAVKQLPVMVSAQSENGSNIVFPGDVVTIVGSNFGTNATALGITFNGTAAEIVSVQDNEIKVTAPEGFATGYIDLTIGGSTVIGSTVIINPTAAGDITPYFLANTGDVEAGGLFDPDFDVLVPDNARYGTQGAPWVTNQAIKNKTNGDGVKVGGWGREPWGGAQPGYICFETWGSTPITDGKVYQQTAYELPAGDYTLSFKYFSENKPISSVHMIVAEGDGIPSLAGLATSIAYAETWNETPIDTTSPNSGDVTEEINFTLETSKKVSIGLLVNMAGADARAGYFKVSWIKLVKN
- a CDS encoding RagB/SusD family nutrient uptake outer membrane protein; this translates as MMKKTYIKLMFAVLLATSVSCEKEFLDLVEQDKLSEELYFKTPDHFRNYSNDFYNGLWGWSWDVKIDETTRIRGNAQQLLLDRGSDLNGYGTGHGVGDIIPNTTDDVWALSYIYIRETNILLEKAEAYSGTQEEIAEYVSTAKFFRAYHYFFMLKRFGGVPLITKVLDVDSPELYGTRNSRYEVFALIKEDLEAAIDGLPRESSISSAEKGHISKEAAQSLLAKALLFEATWEKYVGTSTDGDGTSFGAGTSMPSGYPSTNQMFQQVVDLSKDVMDNGGFELWNYNEELNNLTMYYLFNLEDGESNPAGLDKATNKEFIFYAKYDFNLKKGNTNISHASYYSSVNQKFTDMFLCTDGLPVDKSPLFQGYQSNYEQFYNRDYRLYAYTGGNEQEVEIVEGTVPLLGGGVYYGNRKFRSFDYPNYREANQESADFPYIRLSEVYLMYAEGLYELNGTITDSQLNESLNKVRERSGVAALTNAMASTYGLDILEEIRRERAVELYLEDNRFNDLRRWGIAEQELGASTYGQIIEGTDYENNPDLYDPSSYQYGEETVETGVGPRKAIVLIPSANKSWSRTKYLFPIPLGQVNLNKNLLQNPGY